The nucleotide sequence tatatatatatatatatatatatgcagccTCACAGCCCAGCTTTTATAGAGGCggttgagccccgcccacacacaggtggccaatgggattgcaatacacagagaaaactgcacagtcatgctaggtctgccacacacagaaaaaaaaactgctaggtaacagaggtggccaattgaatttcaatttaccctagtagatatatgtgctccccactgattggatgtcttcacctggcctgacccgcccttgtatctaggctttgcaagtaagttcctctgggaggggtggggtcaatctaagttcactacataaacacagaatgactccctctggccaaccaggtgCTTACAATGGTTCTTTGCTTTTGGGGACACCTGGTTCCTGCAGTGGAGGTTGGCAAAACTGTTTCACCTGCTGTTGCTGAGGCTGTTGGGGAGGGGTACAGGGTTGCTTCTGCTGATGGGAAAACATGCTTCACAGGAGGCTGGACCAACAGACAGAACAGATGACTTAAACAGGGACTACCTAGGGTAGAAGCCATGTTCAATGCCACTTCAGTTCTCTTAGGAAACAAatgtcttcttttctccctttctaccACAATGGACACATCAATGATTTCTGAGCTTTTGGGAAGGAGGAATGTAAAGGGGATTTGGTTTGTCTCACTTGAGTAGAGCCTCTATCTTCCTGACACATCTTAAAACCCAATtaacaacagaacagaacagcAGGCTCCTGGCAAGAATGTGAAATCTCAAGATTGGAGTGTATAGAAATGTGATActgcttaaaagaaaaattaacaacacCAACAACCCTGTAACTTCAGCCCACCCACACATTTCCAACAAATAGAATGGCTTGTCATCTGTAAGATAACTACTGACATCTCTAGAACCTACACCATCTCGCCCCTGGCTTTGCTCCCAACTTCCCTGGCCTCCAATGTTTTCCTCATTCCTGCTTGTGCAAATCTGCTCAGCCACCATGGATCAAAGATGGCCTCATATGATACTTGTGGGAAGTTTTTCTAGAGATTTCTTCCAGAAATCATCTGTCTCCCAAATTGCCACAGTACTTCACTCACCTTTCTCACCTCCTGCTGATGACTTTGTATGTCAATTTTAGCTCTTCATgaccatgtcttcttttttttcctgaatcaaTTGTAGTTTCATGGAGTGTGTTCCCTATTGTCTAAATTGTTCCCTATTGTTTTTGTAGTAGGTGAGCTGCCCAACATAGTAAATTCTCACAAAATTATTTGTTGGAAGGATAAAATTCTCTGTATTGAAATTATGAATTAAGAATGAcagcattggggtgcctgggtggctcagggggttaggcctctgctttcagctcgggtcatgatctcagggtcctgggatcgagtcccgcatcaggctctatgctcggcagggagcctgcttctttctctctctttctctgcttgcctctctacctacttgtgatctctctctgtcaaataaataaataaaatcttaaaaaaaaaagaatgatagcaTCACTAAAAGTGCAGTGAACCTCAGGCCTCATCTCTATCTTGCTGGCTTTGGGTTCTTGCACAACCCAGCCCTCTCTCACTAACACAGCAGAAACTGGTGGAACAAGTCCCTTTAAGCCCAAACTAGCTCATCTACTTGTTCAATGAACTTAACAGGTCCTGAGGACTCTGCTTGTAATGGGAGTCCCTTCCTGGAGCAGCACAGGGACAAGAGATGTAGGATTCCCTGATCCTTAACACCAAAGATCACTCTgctcaagaaaaaataaagctgagGTCACTAATGCAGGCCTCTCCTCAACATACAACCTGTAATAAGCTATGGTCTTTGAAAAATCTAAATCATTAAGACCCATGTTTGGGGGGCCCCTCCCTCCTTACTTGGCTCACATAAATATTTGTGAGGTATCTGTTGGATCCATGGCAGTGTTACCTCCTCTGAACTTGAGGCTGAGCCTAGCTAGCCATCACCAGAAGCTCTACCCACTGTGCACCCCTAGCCATCATTCTATACTTCAATCCCTACATGGTGACTAGTGTGGAGTAGAGGCTCCTGGGGATTGACAGTTATAGAATGGGTGGGTGAATGAATGACATTTGTTATAAGACACCCAGAAGATACTTTGACAACTACTAAGAAGTTTCTTCTAAGGGAAATGCTCTCTTGAAATGAGCCTCATTGCATCAGCTAGGATAAGAAGTAAGCACTCAGCCAGATATGGATGTTTCTGCCATTGCCCCCACCCATCTGTGTCCCTGTCTGCTGGAGCTGAAGTGGTCACTTCCCTTTGGGATGGGGCCACTGCCACTACCATGCCTAGATTCCAGCCCTCTTGCTTCAATTTAACTGTCTCCTAGGCCTCTCCTCACCCAGACGCCATCTCTAAGGACTCTGCAGAGGGAGTTCCAAGCACACCTTGCTGCTGATCTGGTGGGATTCGGAGAcctaggggagcctgcttcctattCCTTGGTTGTCCATGATAATAGGCTACTGCTTCTTATGTTTTTCCTAGACCCACATCCCTGAGTGCAAAAAAGGGCTGTCATTTGATATTCTCTGGACTTTGATCTGATGCATCtgcctgacttgtgtctcctttctcCCAGCAATATCTTTTCCTTTCTAGCTCCTGAAATTTGTCTTTTACCCTCTGCCTTTCTTTGTCCATGTACTGAATAGCTGGGGATTAAGGCTTTTTCTACTATTTAGAGAAGCTCAATTCCTTCACTGTCTGTAATGGATTAACCAATGAATTTGCTGGAAAGCCACATGGTTTCTGATTGCAATAGTATCTCCCCATATGCCTCTGACTTTTATACTAATGTACCCTCAGGATCATAGGATACTAATATTCTTATATCTTGCTCTTACTGTTTTAACTCTTCTAAAACCTCTCGAGAATCCTTATAAATTTTCTCTACTTTATCTCTTATCCACACACTGTTATATGGCTCTGTTCATGTAGGTCTGGATGGGCTTTGTGCCGgattccccctcctccttcctgatTCAAGGCTTCTATGATACTACAGTGCAGGGTGTTTGTGGAACACAGTGCAAGCTTGTGTCCTTGGTCTGGAAGTGTAGTGGAGTTATTGCACACAGAATCAGATTGGACAAATGGTGGTGAAGGGGATTTACAGGAGGCTATGGATGAATTCTCCTGCCTTCATCTCCAGGATGAAGAGTTCTGAGACCATTTCCCAAGAATCCTTGAAAAGTCTGAGACTTTAGCACCaggcacaattttttttaaaaactaggttAAGACAGTCTCATGCTCAAGGTTTATTTAGTAATGAGATCCCAGAGAAAAGGAATAATGAACAAGGGGATAACTGAGAAGGAAAGAACATACATTCAAAGAAGCATTATCTTTTTTGCACATCCCCAAGAACAAGTGGTGGTCAGACCCAGGAGAATTTTCAGACATCCTGAACGTTGTAAGGTAATAAGCTCAGGCTATAAATCTTGTTCTGTTAAGTGTTAGCCCAAAGAGATCAAGGGCTGATGTTTGGTGAAGGTGCTGCTTCTTACCATGACAGAGTACCACGACAGAGAGTATTTTCTGCAGTATCATGAAATGGAGGATCCATTTGTCATTGTGGTGTATGGCTCTGCCAGTTGTTAAGACTCTGTTAGCTTTGGGAAACGTAAAGAGGCCTTCAAAGGAGAAGGTTTGGGCAGACACTATGTAGGTGGTTACTGGAGAGGTGGACACAGGGAGAGAGCCTATGGTGGTGCACAGTGGCAAGGTGGGCTTTCCAGAAGTGTGGAAGGTGATGGACACTTGAAGACCATGACTCCAGAGCTGAGGTAGGATGTCACAGGATAAGCAGGTGTTGTTGCAGGAGGTGGCTAATAAGTCAACTTTCTTTCTCATTACTTAGCAGTATCTTAAAGAAATGGGTGACTGAGTTAACAGAGGGTCTCTCCTGCATTGAAGGATAGCAAAGTTCATCTGATGAGCTAGGGCAGTATTTGTCTATCCTGTGAAGATATTTATTCAGCCCTAAAGTCATCATTTTAACATTGGAttgctttccctcccttcctattTAGCATTTTTCCTTACCAGAAATTTGTGTTTTACTATGAAGACACTCCCTCTATATGCcattattcaaagaaaatgctattttatttatgcAGTAAAAGCATTGGATAAATTAAGGTTGACTGAGCAAACTTTTGCAATTGTGATTCAagaatttttccctttccttatcTACCGTGAAATTCATTTTAACTAAAACAGCCTCTGGGAATGAGGCATGTGTTACTTGAGGAGAATGGCATTTAGTCCACTATTTTCTGTAATCAACGGGGAGGAATTCTTTCTCAAATGGACACTGTCTTGTTCCCATTCCCTTTTCAATATCATCTGCCTAACTTTCTTGTCCATGAAGACTTCAAGATAAcaaatcataaaacaaaacaaagtcataCTACACACTATCTGTATCTTCTCCTCAACATACGAGAAGTACGTGAGAAAATGCACAATCatcaaacattctttttttcagatttaaaataaaatctgattgttcaaaaaaaaaaaagatgtgaatcTCAAGAACTCAGGCTCAGCCATGTGGGAGATTGTATCCtcacagagagagaagtggaacaTCCCAAGGCTGAGCAGGTTTGGTTATTTCTCAAGCTCAGTACAAGTCATCTGAAAGTACATGTCCGGAATGTCAGGTGATGACATGCCCTGGAACCTCCCCATTGGAATATGCGCTCAGCACTGCAGGCCCTGTCTAACCCTGCAGTTACAGCAAACTGCTTGAGGCAACGGAAAACTATGAGGATTCTCCAACTCTAGATCAAAGAAACTCCTCCAACTCATTAATTGAACTGTAAGTACTTACAGACTGTTAGGTTGGGTCCTAGACTATTGGGATGCAACAGTGAACACTAACAAAGGTCTCTGATCTTGTGGAATTCACATGTTATAGGGGAGGGTGgaaataaacaataaagaaacatgaagacTGTGGAAATTTTGTGTTAAATGCCATGGAGAAAGGACAGTAGTATAAGCAATTGGGAGCACCAAAGTGATGGGATTGGGTTTTGTGTTCACTTTGAGAAGCTGGTGTTCAGAACATGGAGTTAGATATTAGAATATCTGTGGAAAGAGAATACACTTCCAAACTGTCTTAGGCTAGAGCCTGCCTGGCATGTTCAGGGGGCACTGTGGCTGGACTGGAAACAGTAAGTGGAACAGAGGCAGGGGCCAAAGGGAAACAAGTTTATCTGCTGCCTTTATTGTCTGCCATTAGCCATCCTTAGAACATTATGATCCTTCCTTCTTCCACAGCACCTCCTTGGTCTGCAGAAATAGTCAGCCCAGAGTCAAAGGCATGGAGGAATATTTCCTCCACACATATCACATATATCCCCTGGGCTCTTTTGGCTTTGAAAGCTTCTATTCTATAGAAGTAGAGTAACCTGTAAGAGTGGACTTAAATCATATATAAAGCCTTTCAAGGACAGAAAATTTACTTACCAAAGAAATGCTCTTTTAGCGGGCTTCAGCTTCTCTTGTATGATGGGAATACCACTGAGTCCCTCTAATTTGGTAAATACATAATtgtgatttttgaaaatatatcctTTGTTATTAGATAATGTTAAAGAGATATATTGGGCAAATTTACAGTACATGCATATGATTTGTGATAAAAGAGGAATTCTGGTATGAATAactgaatttgggggaaatattcCCTCATATATCCTTTACGACAAGCCAAATGACACCTGTCTTGTCTTCTTGGCCCTTTGTGGTTTCCTACCTTAAACCCTGGCCCAGAGCTCACCATAgttcttttctttagtttcaaCCTATAAAACAATTATCCCCCAACCTAATCCCATCTACCCCTGTagtgtggattttttaaatttttaaaaaagattttatttatttatttgagagagaaagagagcacaagagagggagggacagagggagaagtagactccccactgagcagggagcctgatactaggctggatcccaggaccctaagatcatgcaTGATGTGACCCAAAaacagatgcttgactgactgagtcacccaggtgcccctttttaaatgtttaagtaaTATTGGCTTTATGTGTCTTTAGAATAGAGGACTCTCTGCATTACTGGAAATTGGGATGTCTTCTGCTCTACCTTTCCCCAGCACCTCCCCAAATATTACCCTGTGTGAAAACAGTCAGTAAAATTGTTACCTGCTACTTGAAAAGCAAATTATTTGCCCAATAAgtttgcagttaaaaaaaaaagatgactggaAAGATGCAGAGATTTGGTTAGTCTCAATTATTACTGACTTCATTTGGCAAAATATTAATGAGTTCATGAAGGAAGTGTCCAACTTgcaaaagtagaaatgaaaagaatcattACAGtacataaatttgattttttaaaaagttaactataTAGGTGGGGAATAGGTGAAATACGTGAAGGGGATTATGAagtgcaaacttccagttatagaataaataagtcatggagatgaaaagtacagcatagggggTATAGTCAATTATATTGCAATAATGTTGTGTGGTGACACATGGTGATGGCACTTACTATTTGCTTTGTAGAATACATTGAAAGGAATGACCCTGAGGTTTTGAGAAATGGAAGGGAGGGAGTATGACATTCTTCCTATCCACATTTatttgatgaaaaacaaaacactattgTATGAAGTCATGgatattttggtgtttttgtttttgtttggtttggtttttgtcaAAGAAGAAAGCCTACCctgacaaataacatggagataataaattttatttgtttaatgctctttttttaaataaattattatttgtttctttgttttagtgGTAGACACATGTCATATTAGGATATGGTAAGAGATATTAACTAAATAAGAATTATTATAGGGACTATAGCTTTAAGGATTTTCAAATCGATTTTTCATTTCCAAGTAATAGATCCAGGTAGAAGGGGCATGAGGAAAGTATCATCATTGGCTGATTTATAATAAACTGTTCATAGATCTCTTTGAGTTTTGTTAATCTTAATGAAAAATGggtcaatatttgaaaataatcatagaaaaataaaactacaacttacatttcataaaaatatggaTTAATGTACTATATAAGATCATTATATATTATGTCCCATAGCTCTAGAAAATTCTATCATATTTCTCATAATTTTTCTCAGCGGTAGTTGTCTGggtcttctatttgttttttaattttatttattcatttgacagagagagagagatatcacaagtaggcagagaggcaggcagagagagagggagaagcagtcttcctgctgagcggagagcctgatgtggggctccatcccaggaccctgagatcatgacctgggccaaaaacagaggcttaacccacgagccacccaggtgccccaggtctttttttcttaaacccctaTTGTCCTTATTAAATTTACATGGGAAATGGACAGACTCAAATGGAGAGGGGACCTCTAAGGAGATTTGGGGGAGACAAGCTTGCCCACAGGTTGCTCCCAGTGTTCTAGAGTGGTGGTTTGCAATTCTGAGTCTTGCTGTTTTAGATGCAGGAGCAGAATGGGGTTGGGATAGTTCAGACTCAAGGCCTTACCAGAGGACAAAAGTTATCCAGGATCAATAAGTGAGGTTTAGAAGGTTCCCTGCAAATCCACATCATCATTTGGTGAAAATACAAGCCATTCAGCATCTCACCAGGTATTAGATATGCTCCCACATTTTGGCAGGTGGCAGGCTGGGCCCTGAGTTGACAGCCCTAAACAGGACAGAGTATTCCTGCCCTTAAAATGCTCACAGTGCAGAGAAGTCAGGAGTGATCCAGAATTCAGGATGTGATAAGAGCCCTAGAGGAGGTAATTAGGGCAGTTTGGCCCTGACCACTGTGCCTGAAAACATGTCAAGTGTCAAATGAGCACAATAAACCCCAAAGCCTAGACAGGCCACTTGGTTCTGGGGAAGTGGGGGTAGTAGGGATGGGGAGACGTGtccaatataaaatataaaagaggatAGACAGAAGGGGGGAGAATTGAGAAAATTAAGCTGAGGCTTagtaaagaataaattaaaaagtggTTGAcctaaaaacccagaaatgaTTCTTTTTTGAGTCAGAGATATGTAAGTACAGAGAACTTGCTCAGTCACCACTTTCTATCTGAGCCaggaagaatctttttttttttaagaatctatttttaaaagttatggaGATCATAGTTCTAGTAGAACAAAGGGAAGTGAAGGTGAGAAAAACAAGGAAGaaccacaaaaagaaatcaaatatgcATTGTTTTTTTTATCTGCATAGTCAACATGAGCAACCAGGCTGTAGGCCTGAAGGTTGCCAAACTATGCATAGTTTGGACCTCAATTTCTTTACACCAAAATAGTCCAATGGGGGACAATTTTGCCAGGACAAGAGGAGAAGAGCAACTGAGGGAAGACAAGAATATGTGATAGGAAGGAGACAAATCCTCCTTTAACACTTGACTGGCATCAGCTGTCGAAGTCAGTAAGCAGGATGTGGGACCCTGGGGCTGCGAGTGTGAGGGGGGCGTTGGAGTACCCAGGCTCCCTACCAGAAGATGGGGAACTGAGGTAGGGAGAAGAGATACCATGGCTACTCCAACAAGGATCCTCTGCCCTTGGGCTGCAGTGCCTCAGGAATGTTCTGGATGGGCAGGACATACAGTTTCTCTAATAAGCAACATTTTCACtgacattctgtattttttaatatcatggcagaaaactttaaaaaacataaaataacattatataaTGTATAGTGTAGAAAAACAGAGCTattcaaaaaaggagaaagagaaagagagagagaaagaaaaaggaataaagaaggaACACTCATATGAACAACCAGAAATAACAAGTTATATGTTACTGTATTTAGTGCTACGGTATTTTTTCTATAAatccacacacatatacattactaaaagactctttttttgtttctctttctattGTTTGGGGTCTGCTTGCATTATTAATATAATCTGAATATTTTCCAATAAGACTAACCATTCTTtcaggcgcctgagtggctcagtgggttaagcctctgccttcagctcaagtcatggtctcagagtcctgggatcaagccccacatcaggctctctactcaccagggagcctgcttctcaccaCCCCCgccacctgctgctctgcctacttgtgatctctctctctctctctctgtcaaataaataaataaataaataaataaataaaatcttaaaaaaaaagactataatggCTGCTGTACAATCCTAATACATAGACACTCATTGATTATTGAAATTATTACCTATTGATAGTTATCAACATTTTTCTATTAGATACAATGCCGAAGTGAGTATCCTAATGTACAAAATCTTTGTGTACATGCATAAATATTTCCTAAACATAAATTCCTGGAATAAAATCAGTGGCTCAAGAGTCAGGTGATCATCAAACCTTTTGATTCTTCCCTACTGAACTTTTCTTTAGGATATTTCAACTATATTCATAAAAGTTGTGTGTTGTAGAACCCATTTCCCTACTTGGGATTAGCTTGTTTAATTATGAGTGGCCCTGAGCACTTCCACCACTTAAATCAGCAGTGACACGAAGCCACCTCAAAGATGCAAACCAAATAACATCATTCACTGCTGCCAGTTTGACAACTACTTGTCACCTTGTAATGACTTGTTGGGACAAATTCTGTCTTAcattctcaaatatttctgaGTCCATGCCAACTCTACCTGGAGCCCTTGTGTACCACTCAGCTGCCACTTGTCACCTGCCTCACACCTGCTTGATGTTACAGACTATCTGCTTTGTCAAGAAATTggattcatggggcgcctgggtggttcagtcggttaagcatctgcctttggctcagttcatgatctcagggtcctgggatcaagtctagtgttggtctccctgcttagcaggagtcttcttctcctcctcatccccactcaggctctctctcactatctctctctctcttaaataaatttaaaaaaatctttaaaaaatttttaaaaacggGATTCACTCCCCAGTGGCCAATATcaatgacaatgaaaatatatGCTAGTTTCACTCATTGAAAAAATAGCTCCTCAATATCCCAGACCCACTCAACAAAGACCTGTAAACCAGCTGGTCATCCTTGAAATCAAGACTAAGAGGAAGGAGAGACAAGACCTAGAAATCCAGAGAACCAGACTCTGGGTGCTTCAGAAATAGTTTCTGGTTGATCTTAATTAATCTTCCCCTTTCTGAATGTCAATTTCTTTATCTTGAAATGCAGGGGACATGGTAGGtaacatttaggtcttttttcACTTCTGATATTTTATAGCTTAATGACCTTGCTCTGCCAGCTCATGGCTGATTATCTATCTCACTTGGATCATGGATTCTTACTTATAATCCTGTATTAATTAATCCCCTCTTTTCCTAATTACTTAATAAATAGCTTCCTCTGGGTTATTTTTGGGAGAGATACTATTGCAGGTGTAAGGTGTATGTGTGCTTGTGCATGTGCACGTGGTTTTAGGTATATTTATATGAGAAGGGCATGACTACTTCCCCACCTAAAGAAGAATGCAAATTCTCCAAGGGGGAAGCACTGTGTCTTCTCCCAACACTTTTCCTGGTATAGGTTCATGCCTGACTATACACAGTGGGTTCCCAGAAAAAGATAACCTTACCTGAGCTAATAAGGCTGGAAACCGTGTGGGTGATTCTGTGAATGTGTGGTTATTTATAATGAATGTATCTCATTTTgagtgtgtgtctgcatgtgctAGGTATATGGAAGGTAAAATGTGTGAAGAAAACCAGAGTATCAGGTTCATATATGTAGCAGTAATTTGGGGGGAATAAACATGAGCCTTAGGGCAGTGTATTCAGGATGAGACATAGCTAGAAGAAGGCTCCACTGGAACTTAGGCATGACAATCCAGTACCAGAAGAGAGCCCTGTTCCAGGTGTGGCTGCCCAGAATGATAGCCTTTGGGTTCCATTATGAAACAACTATTGTCATTCCAGGGATGCCCTTAAATATAACCACATGCACACTCACAGCAGAACACATTACCACAATTAGATAGATGATGTCTACACTAACTTCTTTGTCTATAGGTCCTACTCACAATGATAGAATGAAGAAAGGACAGATTTAGCCAATGATACAAACAATCAAGAGTAGAATTAAAAGTTATTTAATGGTAGCAGAGAAGGAAACATGATTCTTCCAATCTAGATTGCCTCTTCAGATGAATCCTGAGCAACTGAGGATTAGCAAAGCCACAAAGGCCTTCTGCATAATTCAGAGGTTCAGAAGATTTCTCAGAGTACGTAAAGGAAAGTGtcatatcatatatttttatgatgCAAATAAGAGAGAAACTAGGAGTCAGGGTGAGAATATACTGATTATAACATCTATGCAATGAAGACACAAAAGCAGAAGGGGAGAAGGTGGTCATCATCTAGCAGTGAGCAACTCAAGGGGATAGCTCCTCAAGGGCATAGCTCCTCAAGGGCATGGCTCCTCAAGAACATGGATGTGAACCACATCAGTTCTGCTTGGTCTTCTGGCCTGAGCCTGGAATAATAGTTGAGGGACGAGGCTCTTGTACCTTGGTTTGGCCAGCCTGAGGGACCTTAGGATAGGCGGCTCAGGGAACTTGGTGTGACCTGGCTAAGGAACTGTGGGATGGCCTGGTTCAGGATACTTGGAGCAGCTTGGTTCAGGAAGTTTGGTGTTCCCAGGTTGTGGTAACTTGGTGTTGCATGGCTCTTTGGTAATGGGAACAAATGGAATCTGGGGTGGAGGCTGGCAGGGCTGTTTAACCTTCTGCTgttggggtggaggaggaggggtgcaGGGTTTCTTCTGCTGCTGGGAACTCATGCTTCACAGGAGACTGGACCTATAGACAGAAAACCAACTTGGTTGTTTGGTAAAACAAAGAAGCCAAGTTCATTGAGAACATGTCTTATTTCATGCTCCTTCAGAATCAAGAGACTCTCTTTCTTTCAGTTTCCCTGCTTTTGAGATTAGGAAACTTTGGTGGTTCTTATGCACTTTCAGGAGGAGAAGCTTACAGGTAATTTACGCTGCTCCATGGAAGTAGAGTTTTTCTGTATGCTTCCTTTTCTCCTGTTGATCTTGAAAATCTACATTAGCAACACAACACAATGGCCAGCTCCTAGGATTGAAAGGAGGCCCCAGGTTTTCAATAATATGAAAAGGTAATAAAGTCAAAGGTCTGGAGTCTGCTCTCATGTCTACTACATAGGGTGCCTTAGCTATCATAGAAAAATTCTATACAAAACTCCTCGAGTCCACATGATCCCACTTATGATCCTTTGTTCACATAATCTTCATCATGCCTGGTTTCTGGGAGGTTTTCCATTCTATCTCTGCTTGTCCACACATATTCACCCATTACAGCTCTCCTCTTAGATGCTCTCTGCCAAATCATCTTCTTCATTTTGCCACACTACAATTCCTGTCTTGTTCTCTCTACTAATTATTTCCATGCACTAAGTTTGCAAATTATGCCTGTGTATTATGCTCTCTGGTGGATTGTAGGTTCATggagtaaataaaatcatatcttttaaACACCTAAATTGCGAATGCAGTGCCTTTAATATTGCAAATTCTCAATAGTTACTAAAGGGAGTATTAAAATGGCACTACAAGTGCCTGGGCATGGGTTGTAGTTCATATCCACCTGCTAATTGAACATATGTTAAACAGAAGCCACTCTCCTTTCCGACCCCAAGTTCCACAGTGATAGTCTGAATGAGAAGTCAAAAAAGATCTATCAAGTCATCTTAAACACAAAATGCATtgtatttaaagtaaatatatacTAGCATGGCAAAGAGATCCcaatcaaaataaaataccatCAAGCAAATAATGAGAAAATCCAAGTAGAGAGACTCACCAGCCATGCAGAGAAGTTTGAGCTGATAGTCTTCTTAAGTCTGGTGGGGAACCTCAGAGTCTCAGGACAGCTGGCTCTTTATACAGAATATGAGCCTTGCCTTAGGGAAGTGGGATTTTTTTAGGCCTACTCTATCTTCATTCCAGCTTTTATAATGAAAATCTCTGGTTAACATTTTTTTGGCATCTATTGTTTGATAAGGATGTCACTTGAGCCTGTCCTCACTGTCCACCCTTCATGGTGAGGTTGTTATGGGTAACAGGATTCTTGGGTGGAGATGAGTTAAATCAGGTGAAAGTTCTAGGCTTCTGGAACAGAAATAACCAGGTCTCTTGGGCAGGACAGATTAATTCTGTTGTGCATTTTAGTCTTCTTCTAAGTGAATGTGGAGATGAATAGCAGGTACACTACTGGTTCTTCTGGGAAACCATCAAGGGTGGCAATAAGTGAATCATCTCATGTTCTTCCTCTCTCAGTTGATCCAGCTCTGGGACAGGACCAGAAAGGCTAAAACAGAAATGCTTCACTCTTCGAGACCCTTCAGATGCCATGTTGACCACAGGTAGTAGATGTCACTGGGGTTGGGCAGTCAGGATTGACTGGATCTGTCCAACATGGGGCATAACCCTGAATATGGGATCTCCCCCCTCTGGAGGCAACACAGGAACAAGAGAGCTCTGATTGTCTGAATTCATACACCATCTATATCCTCTGATCAGGATAAGATGAAATGGA is from Meles meles chromosome 1, mMelMel3.1 paternal haplotype, whole genome shotgun sequence and encodes:
- the LOC123925106 gene encoding cornifin-A-like, with the translated sequence MSSQQQKKPCTPPPPPQQQKVKQPCQPPPQIPFVPITKEPCNTKLPQPGNTKLPEPCHPKVPEPYHPKFPDPCPSTVTAAPAQQKTKWK